The nucleotide window CGGCGCCGCCGATCGCGCCGGCGGCGTACCCGGCGGTCAGTCCGGCGCGGCGGCCGAGGCGCTGCGAGAGCCGGCCGACCAGCAGGGCGGCAGCGGCGGACCCGGCGGTGAACAGCGCCACCGGCAGCCCGGACAGGCTGCTGGTGCCCAGCATGTCCGCGGCCAGCAACGTGCCGACCGTGACCCCGGCGGCGAGGCCGGCACCGCCGAACACCTGGGAGGTCATGACGACGCGCAGGGTTCTGCGCTGTAGGGCCTCGCGCGCGGCCGGCGAATCGGTGTACGCCTTGGTGGCCATGGGAGTGACGGGTCCTTCCGGCGTGGACAGCTGGTGGGCGCGTTTCATACAAGCGCACCCGGGCGAGCGACCCGACACGACGACGAGGGCAGCGCCGGCGCTGCCTTAGGGTCAAGCGTGGTGCGCGGCTGCGGGCGGCATCGCGCGCCGGAAGACCTCGGCCGCTTCCGCCGGCGTCGCCTGCGCCGCCACGAACCCGTCCGGCCTCACCAGGTAGAGCTGTCCCGGGAGCAGCGTCGTCTGCGGCGCCGGGTCGAACAGGTGCACGGGCAGCCCCAGGTCCGGCGCGTCGGACTCGGTCAGCCCGCCGTACCCGTGAATCTGCCATTGCAGGGAGCGCAGCACCTCGAAGTTGCCGCCGGCCCACCTCAGCCGGCGGCCGACGACCGGGTCCGACTGCGCGTCCGGGGTCAGTTGATAGCGGATGCGGGTCTGCGACACGTACTCGAAGAGACGCGACGCGCCCGCCGTGCGCGGCAGCGCCCGGACGCCGATCGACGCCAGCACCGGCACGGCCACCCGGCGCAGGACGCGCAGCGACGTCTTCTGCGAGGTGATGAAACCGAACAGCCGGTCGGTCGTCGCCACCAGGGTCTTCGCGACCGGCCGCCGCTCGGCCTCGTAGCGGTCGAGCCAGGCGTCGGCGGCGCGGCCGTGCACCACGTCGGCCAGCTTGAAGGCCAGGTTGTGCGCGTCCTGTAGGCCCGTGTTCATGCCCTGGCCGCCGACCGGGGAGTGCACGTGCGCGGCGTCCCCGGCGAGGAAGAACGGGCCGTCCCGGAACTTCCCGGCGACCCGGTGGTGGACCTTGTAGGTGGCGAACCAGCGGGACTGCGCGTAAGTCACCGCGAAGTCGCGTTGCATCCTGGCGCGCGCGTCCTCCTCGGCCAGTTTGCCGTCGGCGTCCTCGTCGCGGACCAGGCCGATCAGGCGCCAGGTGCCGCGGCCCCGCATCGGGAAGCCGAGGAGGAAGTCCGCCTTTCCGGGCCGCACGTTGATCGCGTCCTCGACCAGGCCGGAGGTCTCCGTCGCGTCGATGACGTAGAACGTGTGCGGGTTGGTGACCCCCTCGAACGCGATGGCGCGCGACTTGCGTACCACCGAGTTGGCCCCGTCGGCGCCGACGCAGAAGCGGGCCGTGATCGTGATGTCCCCGACGACCGCCTCGACGCGGTCGGCGCCCCCGGTCAGCGACGTCACCGATTCACCCCAGCGGACCGAGCCGCCGAGCGCCTGGAGGTTCGCGTACAGGATCTGCTCGTTGCGGCTCTGCTCCAAGACCTCGATCCACGGGTACGGCGTGACGTCGCCGACCAGCGGCCCGAGCGGGATCCGGCCGAAGACGCGGCGGCCGAAGCCCGGTGCGAGCGCCTCGGCCCGGTGCGCCGCATCGAGGACCGCGTCGGCGAGGCCGAGTTGGTCGTACACCTCGATGCTGCGCGCCTGGACCACCAACGCCCGCGATTCCCGGGTGGGTCCGTCCTTGCCGTCCACGACGATCACCCGGACGCCGAGCTTCACCAGCCAGTTCGCCAGCATCAGCCCGGTCGGACCGGCACCGACCACGAGAACGTCGCAGCTCAGCTCGTCGGTCATGTCACTTGCCCAGCGCGGCCACGTTGCGCAGGAGCAGCGCCTCGGCGAGGCAGACCCGGGCGAACTCGCCGAGGTGCAGGCTCTCGTTGGGGCCGTGCGCGGCCGCGTAGGGGTCCTCGACGCCGGTCACCAGGATCGCCGCGCCGGGGAAGAGCTCCTGGAACGTGGCGATGAACGGGATCGAGCCGCCGACGCCCATGTCGACCGGGGCGACGCCGTCCCAGGCGTCGCGGAACGCGGACCGCGCGGCGTCGTAAGCCGGGCCGGTCGCATCGATCACGCAGGGCGCTCCGCCGCTCTCCAGCGTCACCTCGACCCGCGCACCCCACGGCACGAACTTCTCGAGGTGGGCGCGGATCGCCGCGTACGCCGACTGCCAGTCGTCGCCGGGCGCGAGCCGCACGCTCAGCTTGGCCTTCGCCTTGGGCACCAGGGCGTTGGGTGCCCCGTCGGTCCTCGGTGCGTCGATGCCGAGCACCGCGACCGCCGGCTTGGACCAGATCCGGTCGGTGAGCCGGCCCTCGCCGATCAGCTTGACCCCGTCGAGGATCCCGGACTCGTGGCGGAAGCGCTCCTCCGGGTAGTCGACGGTGGCGTTCTCCCGGCCGATCAGGCCCTCGATGGCGACCGCACCGTTCTCGTCGTGCAGGGTGGTGATGAGCCGCGCCAGGACGGTGAGCGCGTCCGGCACCGCACCGCCGAACATGCCGCTGTGCACCGCGGCGCCGAGGGTGCTGACCTCGACGAAGCAGTTGACCAGTCCGCGCAGCGAGGTCGTCAGGGCCGGCACGCCGATGTCCCAGTTGCCGGAGTCCGCGATGACGATGACGTCGGAGCGCAGCGTGTCCCGGTGCGCCACGAGCAGCTCGTCGAGCGACTCGGAGCCGAACTCCTCCTCGCCCTCCACGAAGACCACGACGCCGACCGGCAGCCGGTCGCCGAACGCCCGCAGCGCCGCGACGTGTGCCATCACGCCGGCCTTGTCGTCGGCGGCGCCCCGGCCGTAGAGGCGGCCGTCGCGCTCGACGGGCTCGAACGGGTCGCTGGTCCACAGCGCGGGGTCGCCGGCCGGCTGCACGTCGTGGTGCGCGTAGAGCAGGACGGTCGGCGCGCCCGCGGGGGCGGCCTTGTGGCCGATGACCGCGGGCTGGCCCGAACCGCGGACGATCTGCACCTCGAGGTCACAGCCGCGCAGCAGCTCGGCGACGGCCTCGGCGGAGCGCTCGACGTGCGAGTGGTCGAAGCCGTCGAACGCGATCCCGGGGATGCGGACAAGCCGCTCCAGGTCGGCACGGACACCGGGCAGCTCCCGCGCGATCGCGGCGCGCAGTTCGTCTTCAGTCAGGCTCATGAGGCGATCCTAGGCTGGACGGGCCGGGCTCCGGGTGCTCACCTCAAGGGCTGTGGACGACTCAGCTCTCCGGCGGCGCGGGCGGCGTCTCCCCCTCGCCGCCACGGCCCCGGTTGGCCCAGTCGCGGGCGCCCCGGGCGGCGGATCCGGCCATGTCGGCGGCGCCACCGCCGAACTTGCGGAGCAGGCCGACGAGCGGGTCCTGCGAGGTGTTGAACGTCTGCCGGTACGAGTCAGCGGCGGCCTTGACGTCCTCGGTGACCGAGGCGTTGCCGTCGGAGTCGCGGCGCGGGTAGTCGCCCTCGAGGATCCGTCCGTAGTCGCCGGCGTCGATCCACCGGCGCAGCTCGCTGGCGCGCGCGACCGGCACCGGGTGGGTGCTCCACGCGGTCATCCCCAGCTTGTGGATGCTGTCCCGCAGGTCGCCGCCGCCCTCGTACTCGGCCGCCTGCTCCAGGAACGCGGCCGTGTCGATCTGCGAGAGGTCGCCGCCGCCGGCGAGCTTCATCAGCAGGCGCAGCGAGGCGGCCGGGTCCTGGCCGGCGAGCAGGCCGGCCCGGTCGGCGGAGAGCTCGGCCTTGCGCCACCACTCGTACATCGCCACGATGATCGCCCGGAGCGTGATGGCGCCGACCGGCATCCAGCTGAGGCTCGCGGCCCAGCGGGTGAGGATGATCATGATGGTCTTGTAGACGGCGTGGCCGCTGCGGACATGACCGATCTCATGGCCGAGCAGCGCGCGCAGCTCCTCGTCGTCGAGCTTCTCGACGGCACCGGTGGTGATGACGATGAACGGCTTGTCCATGCCGATCGCCTGGCCGTTGATCATCGGCGACTGTTCCACGTAGAGCTCGGGCAGCTCGGCCACGTCGAGCGTGGCGGCCGCCTCGGTGAAGCGCTGGTAGACCCGCGGATACTGCCGGTGGTCGACGCGGATGGCACCGGCCAGGTAGGCCAGGCGGAAACCGCGCTCGTTCCACATGCCGAAGAACGCCTTCACGACGTCGTCGAAACCGCGCAGCTCACGCAGGGCGGTGAGGGCGCCGCGGTCGGCGGGGTGCTCCCACGCCCGCGAGCTGATGCCGGTCAGCGTGATCCTGCGCCGCGCCGGGCGGCTGTCGTCGGTCGTCATCGTCCGTCCCCGTTCCGCCGCTCTCACGGCTGATCATGGTTCAGTCCGCCGGCGCCGGCCGGAGCCGTTCGTACCTATCGTCGGTACCCTCCGCCGCGCCGTCGACCAGAAGATCCACGTGCGCCGCGGTGGCATCCGACTCGAAGTGCTCGTCCTCGTTTGCGCGCCAGCGCTCAAGGTACGCCCGAAACGCAACATCGTCGCGCCCGTCACGGGCTATGGCACGCCGCCACCGCAGCTCGGGCGGCGCGGTCACCAGGACGGAGTACGAAAGCTCCGGCCGGATCACCCGCCGCGCGGCGGTCACGCCCTCCAGCAGTACGGCCGGACCGGGCTCGACGGTGACCGGGTCCGCGCCGAACTCCTCCCGGTGCCAGAGGTAGCGGCGGTAGGTGGCGGGCCGGCCGTGCCGCAGCGGATCGAGCACCTGTTCCTCGAGCCGCTCCCAGAAGGTGAACTGGTCGTCCCAGCCGTCGAGCAGATCGTCGGTGTGCACGACAGGGATGTCGGCAACCTTGGCCAGCCGTCCGGCGAACCGGCTCTTGCCGGCCCCGCTTGGCCCGTCGACGGCCACCAGCCGCACGGGACCGAGCCGGGGCTCGGTGGCGAGAATCCGCTCGGCCAGGGCCGCATAGGTCTCGGCGCTCATCCGGTGCCCGGATCCTCGCCCGCACCGGTGCGGGGGTGCGGGGTGGCTCCCCCGGCGGCGGCCGGGGCGCCCGGCGGGATGAACGGAAAGTCGTTCGGCGGACCCGTTTCGATGAGACGCCAGAGCGCATCCGTGTCGAGGTGCTCCTCCACCAGGTCACCGAGCACGTCGAGCGCGCGTTCGCGTACCTGTGCGAATTGGGTGTCCGGCGCGACCACGAAGCCGGTCCGGCCCGCCTGCCGGGCCGCCTCGGTCAGGAACCGGCGGCGGAACTCGTCCGACTCGAAGGCGCCGTGCCAGTGTGTGCCGCAGACCGCCCCGACGACCGCGCCCTCCGGTGCGCCGTCGGAGTACCGCATCAGCGGCTCGGGGTCGCCCGCCGACACGTACCCGTGATGGATCTCGTAGCCGCTGACCGGGACCTGCCCCCAGGCCGCGCCCCGCGACCGGGCCAGGGTCTTCCGCTCGCCGAACGTGATGTCGACCGGCAGCAGGCCGAGGCCGGCGACGGTGCCGAGACGGCTCTCGACGTCGTCGTGGATGGTGCCGGCGAGCATCTGGAAGCCACCGCAGATCCCGACGAGCGGCTTGCCCGCCGCGGCGTGCGCGCGGATCGTGTCGGCGAGGCCGGTCTCGCGCAGCCAGGCCAGATCACTGACCGTCGCCTTGGAACCGGGCAGCACGACCAGGTCGGCGTCGGCGATCTCGGCGGGCTCGATGGTCAGGCGAACCTGGACACCCGGCTCGGTGGCGAGGGCCTCGGCGTCGGTGGCGTTGGAGATGCGCGGCAGGCGGACCACCGCGACCCGCAACCACTCGGTGCCGCGCGGCGCGGCGGGCCGGCCGAGCACCCGCCCGTACGCCAGGGAGTCCTCGGCGTCCAGCCACACGTCCAGGTTGAACGGCAGCACGCCGTGCACGGGCCGCCCCGTGGCGGCGGTGATCATGTCGAGCCCCGGTTGCAGCAGGCCCGCGTCACCGCGGAACTTGTTGATGACGAATCCGCTGACCAACGCCTGATCCTCGGCGCTGAGCAGCGCGACCGTGCCGAACAGCGCGGCGAAGACCCCGCCCCGGTCGATGTCGCCGACCACGATCGCCGGCAGCCCCGCGTGCCGGGCCAGGCCCATGTTGACGAAGTCGCCGTCCCGCAGGTTGATCTCGGCGGGGCTGCCCGCCCCTTCGCAGATCACCGCGTCGTACTCGGCGCGCAACTCCGCCAGCGTCGCGTGCGCGGCCTCGGCGAGGCGCGGCCGCAGGGACCGGTAGTTGCCCGCGGTCACGGTGTCGACGGCCTGGCCGAGCAGCACGACCTGGCTGGAGTAGTCGCTGCCGGGCTTGAGCAGCACCGGGTTGAAGCGGATGTCCGCCGCGATCCCGCACGCGGCGGCCTGCATGGCCTGTGCACGCCCGATCTCGCCGCCGCGCCCGTCGGCGCCGACCACGACGACGGAGTTGTTGGACATGTTCTGCGCCTTGAACGGGGCGACCTTGACGCCGCGGCGGTGCAGCCACCGGCAGATCCCGGCGGTGAGCACGCTCTTGCCCGCGTCCGAGGTGGTCCCCGCGACCAGCAGCCCGCCGCTCATGCCATCGCCTCCGCCGGCGCTACGGCGATGACATGCGTCGGGCGCGGAGCCGATGATTCGCTCGCAAGCTCGCTCATCGGCGCACCAGGCCGGATCGGAGCAGCGCGACGCCCGCGGCGAGCGCAACGGCGCCGACGCCGACGGCGCCGGAGATCCGAGCCGCGCGGCGCAGATCGCCGGCGGACGGCCGCGGTCCGTCACCCAGCAACGGCCGGGTCTCGGTACGTCCGAAGTAGACGTTGCGCCCACCCAGCCGTACGCCGAGCGCGCCTGCCATCGCGGACTCGCACTGCCCGGCGTTGGGACTGGGGTGGTCGTTACGGTCCCGGCGCCACACCCGGAGTGCCTCGGCGCTCTCACCCCGCGCCAGCGGTGCGGCGGCGATCGTGAGCAGCCCGGTGAGCCGGGCGGGCAACAGGTTGAGCACGTCATCGAGGCGCGCCGACGGGGTGCCGAACCGGGCGTACCGCGAAGACCGGTGCCCGACCATCGCGTCGAGGGTGTTTGCGGCCCGGTAGCCGAGCAGCCCGGGCAGGCCGAGCAGCCCGCCCCAGAGCAGCGGCGCGACCACCGCGTCGGAGGTGTTCTCGGCGACCGATTCGACGGTGGCGCGGGCGAGTTCGGGCTCGTCGAGGGCCGAGGGATCGCGGCCGCAGAGGTGGCTGAGCCGCCCCCGCGCGGCGAGCAGGTCGGCCTGCTCGAGGTGCCTGGCCATCACGGCGGACTCGCGACGCAGCGTGCGCCCGCCGAGCACGGTCCAGGTCGCGGCGGCGACCAGCGCGGCCCGGGCCACGGGCCGCCGCCGGGTCACCGCGGCGGCGGCAAGCCCGGCCGCGACCGGAACACCGACCGCCACGGCGGTGAACGCCGCCCCGGCGCGGCGCTTCGGCGCGTAGAGGCGACGTTCCAGCACGCCGGCGGCCCGGCCGAAGCCGGCAACGGGGTGCAGGCGCCGGGGGTCACCGAACGCCGCGTCCAGGGCATAGCCCGCGAGCAGCCCGACGGCATCGGCAGCGCCGGCACCCGGCCTCAGGATCCGCATTCGCCCAGTTCCTCCCACTCGCCCACCCTAGTAACCCCATCCCCCGGCCATCCGGTCCACCCACACTTCTCCCCTCCCCTGGCACCACACCGCGTGCGGCCGACGCCCCGGGCGACCGGCTTCAGGCACCCGCACCCACATGCCGGCCAACACCTGGCGTCAGACCAGTTCCGGGCACCGCGCCGCGTGTCCGGCCGACACCCTGGCAGCCGGGGTTCCGAGCACCCGCGCCGTGTGCCAGGCCCGCACGGCGAGGTGGCCGGCGACCTGGACCGGCCCGGCCACGCGGAGAGCCCTATCGGCTGACTCCGGCATCGCGACGCGTGCCGGCCGCCGCCCCGGCGATGTGGAGCGACGGCCGGCCGACGCCGCCCGGCCCGCGCGGGCGCGGTTCCGCCGTGCTGGGCGGACGCGCCTCTCCGGGCGGGGAGCGCCCCAGGCGCGGGCCGGGCGGCCCGGATGGCGGGTGGGTGCCGACCACCGAACACCCACCCGCCGGGCCGGTCGTTCTCGACGCTCACCCCAGGGCGCCGGATCGACCGGGTCGGCGAGCGGCGGCGGAGGACGGGGAACCTTCCGCCGCCGCGGTTCAGGGCCCGGCCGCCGTCGAACGGCGACGGCCGGGCCGCCGGCGGCAGTCAGCGCCGCGCGGCAGGGGGCTGGGCGAGCGGCGCCCGCCACCCGGGCGCCCACCCGCCGGACCGATGGACCTCGCGCTGGCCCCCGGCGAGGCCCATCGGCCGGCCGGCCCTCGGCCATCCACACCCACAACCGGTGCGCACCGCCCGAACTCCCACGCGATGGCGGCCGCGGAGGTCGGCGCCAAGCGACAGGTTTGTCGGCCGGATGGATGGAAGGGAGGGCCGGTCCGGCGCCGCCGCTGCGGAACCCACGGGGGAACTCCGGTCCCGCAGCGGCGGCAGCTCAGAAGACCTCAGGCGGGCACAGGCTGCCGTCGGCTGCTACGACCACGGCCCGCGCGTCGCCCGCCGCCGCCCTCGCCCGCGGCCTCCACCTCGGGCTCACCAGAAGGATCGAGCCCTCTCGACGGCCCAAGCTCCCCCAGGCCGCCGACCTCGCCCGAAGACCCGGCCACACCCGAAGACCCGGCCACATCCGACGACCCAGGCACACCCGAAGACCCGGCCACATCCGACGACCCAGGCACACCCGAAGACCCGGCCACATCCGACGACCCAGGCACATCTGAAGACCTGGGCACATCCGAGGACCTGGGCTCATCTGACGACCCCGGCTCGTCGATCGGCGGGATCGCCATGTCGATGTCGAACGGCTCGAGAGTGCCGCCGCGCATGGTCAGCCCCGCCGGGACGTCCTCGAACGTCGGCTCGTCGCCGTCGAGGACGCCCTCTCCGTACACGGTCGGGGCTTCCTCGTCGGAGACCGGCTCCGCCGCCTCGCCGCGAACCTGCCCGTCCGCCTCCATGTTCTCCACCGTGCTCGTCGCGGCGGCCGGCTTGTTGCGGAGGAAACGGCCGCGGCCGCGGGCCAGGTCGTGACCGACCGACACCGCCTCCATCTCGTACGTGGTGCGCAGGTTGCCGTCGGCATCGGTCCAGTCGCGGGTGAACAGGCGACCCGCCACGACGATCGGGTCGCCGACCGTCACCGAGGACGCCACGCCCTCGGCGAGACGGCGCCAACAGTTGACCCGTACACGGAATTGGTTGCCGTCGACCCAGCGGCCGGTCTCCCGATCCAGCCGCCGCGCGGTCGACGCCACCCGGAAGTTGGCGACCAGCGCGTTGGTGCTGGTGGTGCGGCGCCACTCCGGCGCAGTCAGGACATTTCCGACGACAACGACGTTCGTCTCGAACACTGCTTCTCCTTCGACGTGGGGAATCTGGGAAGCAGCGTGCAGTGAATGCCCGGATGTCCGCTTCGAAAGCCCTGCTGGGCTGTGGACAACGGCAGAATGTGGAAAACCACTGAAGATCGGTCGGCTTTGGTATAGCGCCAAGAACCCTACGCGTGGGTAACCTAGCGGCGTGGAGACCGACGTCCTGGGCCTGCCGTACGAGCGACACACCATCGACCTGGGCACCGACGACGAGGGCGCAGTCATCGCGACCCTCGTCCGCCGCCGCGGGGACACCCCGTCGCGCCGCGCGGTGCTCTACGTGCACGGATTCGTGGACTACTTCTTCCAGACCCACCTGGCCGACTTCTTCGTCGAACGGGGCTGGGACTTCTACGCGCTCGACCTACGCAAGTACGGCCGCAGCCTGCTCGAGCACCAGACGCCCAACTTCTGCCGCAGCCTCACCGACTACTACCCGGAACTGGACGAGGCGGTCCGGATCATCCGCGAGGTGGACGGCCACGACCAGCTGCTGGTCGCCGGCCACTCCACCGGCGGCCTGGTCACGTCGCTCTGGGCACACTCCCGCAGCGGTCAGGGCCTCGTCGACGGCCTGTTCCTGAACAGCCCGTTCTTCGACTTCAATGTGCCGTGGCTGCTACGCAGGCCACTGATGAAGATCGTCGGCCGGGCCGGCCGCAGGCCTTACCGGGCGGTGCCCGTCCCCACCCTCGGCCTGTACGGACAGAGTCTGCACAGCGATTACCGTGGCGAGTGGACGTACGACCTCGCGTGGAAGCCGCTGAACGGCTTTCCCGTGCGTACGGGATGGCTCGAGGCGATCCGGCGCGGCCAGGCCCGCCTGCGCGCCGGGCTGTCCATCGACGCACCTGTGCTCGTAGCCTGCTCCACCCGGACCTTCCGCGGCCGCGACTGGACCGAGGATGTCCGGGTCTCCGACGCGGTCCTGGACGTGGAACACATCGTGCGCTGGGCGCCGCGCCTCGGACCACGGGTGATGATCGCCCGATTCGACGGCGGCCTGCACGACCTCACGCTCTCCGGCAAGGACGTCCGCACGGAGGTCTTCCGCGA belongs to Amorphoplanes digitatis and includes:
- a CDS encoding FAD-dependent monooxygenase; its protein translation is MTDELSCDVLVVGAGPTGLMLANWLVKLGVRVIVVDGKDGPTRESRALVVQARSIEVYDQLGLADAVLDAAHRAEALAPGFGRRVFGRIPLGPLVGDVTPYPWIEVLEQSRNEQILYANLQALGGSVRWGESVTSLTGGADRVEAVVGDITITARFCVGADGANSVVRKSRAIAFEGVTNPHTFYVIDATETSGLVEDAINVRPGKADFLLGFPMRGRGTWRLIGLVRDEDADGKLAEEDARARMQRDFAVTYAQSRWFATYKVHHRVAGKFRDGPFFLAGDAAHVHSPVGGQGMNTGLQDAHNLAFKLADVVHGRAADAWLDRYEAERRPVAKTLVATTDRLFGFITSQKTSLRVLRRVAVPVLASIGVRALPRTAGASRLFEYVSQTRIRYQLTPDAQSDPVVGRRLRWAGGNFEVLRSLQWQIHGYGGLTESDAPDLGLPVHLFDPAPQTTLLPGQLYLVRPDGFVAAQATPAEAAEVFRRAMPPAAAHHA
- a CDS encoding dipeptidase, which produces MSLTEDELRAAIARELPGVRADLERLVRIPGIAFDGFDHSHVERSAEAVAELLRGCDLEVQIVRGSGQPAVIGHKAAPAGAPTVLLYAHHDVQPAGDPALWTSDPFEPVERDGRLYGRGAADDKAGVMAHVAALRAFGDRLPVGVVVFVEGEEEFGSESLDELLVAHRDTLRSDVIVIADSGNWDIGVPALTTSLRGLVNCFVEVSTLGAAVHSGMFGGAVPDALTVLARLITTLHDENGAVAIEGLIGRENATVDYPEERFRHESGILDGVKLIGEGRLTDRIWSKPAVAVLGIDAPRTDGAPNALVPKAKAKLSVRLAPGDDWQSAYAAIRAHLEKFVPWGARVEVTLESGGAPCVIDATGPAYDAARSAFRDAWDGVAPVDMGVGGSIPFIATFQELFPGAAILVTGVEDPYAAAHGPNESLHLGEFARVCLAEALLLRNVAALGK
- a CDS encoding M48 family metallopeptidase; this encodes MTTDDSRPARRRITLTGISSRAWEHPADRGALTALRELRGFDDVVKAFFGMWNERGFRLAYLAGAIRVDHRQYPRVYQRFTEAAATLDVAELPELYVEQSPMINGQAIGMDKPFIVITTGAVEKLDDEELRALLGHEIGHVRSGHAVYKTIMIILTRWAASLSWMPVGAITLRAIIVAMYEWWRKAELSADRAGLLAGQDPAASLRLLMKLAGGGDLSQIDTAAFLEQAAEYEGGGDLRDSIHKLGMTAWSTHPVPVARASELRRWIDAGDYGRILEGDYPRRDSDGNASVTEDVKAAADSYRQTFNTSQDPLVGLLRKFGGGAADMAGSAARGARDWANRGRGGEGETPPAPPES
- a CDS encoding cobyric acid synthase, coding for MSGGLLVAGTTSDAGKSVLTAGICRWLHRRGVKVAPFKAQNMSNNSVVVVGADGRGGEIGRAQAMQAAACGIAADIRFNPVLLKPGSDYSSQVVLLGQAVDTVTAGNYRSLRPRLAEAAHATLAELRAEYDAVICEGAGSPAEINLRDGDFVNMGLARHAGLPAIVVGDIDRGGVFAALFGTVALLSAEDQALVSGFVINKFRGDAGLLQPGLDMITAATGRPVHGVLPFNLDVWLDAEDSLAYGRVLGRPAAPRGTEWLRVAVVRLPRISNATDAEALATEPGVQVRLTIEPAEIADADLVVLPGSKATVSDLAWLRETGLADTIRAHAAAGKPLVGICGGFQMLAGTIHDDVESRLGTVAGLGLLPVDITFGERKTLARSRGAAWGQVPVSGYEIHHGYVSAGDPEPLMRYSDGAPEGAVVGAVCGTHWHGAFESDEFRRRFLTEAARQAGRTGFVVAPDTQFAQVRERALDVLGDLVEEHLDTDALWRLIETGPPNDFPFIPPGAPAAAGGATPHPRTGAGEDPGTG
- a CDS encoding single-stranded DNA-binding protein yields the protein MFETNVVVVGNVLTAPEWRRTTSTNALVANFRVASTARRLDRETGRWVDGNQFRVRVNCWRRLAEGVASSVTVGDPIVVAGRLFTRDWTDADGNLRTTYEMEAVSVGHDLARGRGRFLRNKPAAATSTVENMEADGQVRGEAAEPVSDEEAPTVYGEGVLDGDEPTFEDVPAGLTMRGGTLEPFDIDMAIPPIDEPGSSDEPRSSDVPRSSDVPGSSDVAGSSGVPGSSDVAGSSGVPGSSDVAGSSGVAGSSGEVGGLGELGPSRGLDPSGEPEVEAAGEGGGGRRAGRGRSSRRQPVPA
- a CDS encoding alpha/beta hydrolase yields the protein METDVLGLPYERHTIDLGTDDEGAVIATLVRRRGDTPSRRAVLYVHGFVDYFFQTHLADFFVERGWDFYALDLRKYGRSLLEHQTPNFCRSLTDYYPELDEAVRIIREVDGHDQLLVAGHSTGGLVTSLWAHSRSGQGLVDGLFLNSPFFDFNVPWLLRRPLMKIVGRAGRRPYRAVPVPTLGLYGQSLHSDYRGEWTYDLAWKPLNGFPVRTGWLEAIRRGQARLRAGLSIDAPVLVACSTRTFRGRDWTEDVRVSDAVLDVEHIVRWAPRLGPRVMIARFDGGLHDLTLSGKDVRTEVFRELGRWVDAFVPPQGTPEVSVPPAPEDKADVATH
- a CDS encoding uridine kinase family protein yields the protein MSAETYAALAERILATEPRLGPVRLVAVDGPSGAGKSRFAGRLAKVADIPVVHTDDLLDGWDDQFTFWERLEEQVLDPLRHGRPATYRRYLWHREEFGADPVTVEPGPAVLLEGVTAARRVIRPELSYSVLVTAPPELRWRRAIARDGRDDVAFRAYLERWRANEDEHFESDATAAHVDLLVDGAAEGTDDRYERLRPAPAD
- a CDS encoding cobalamin biosynthesis protein encodes the protein MRILRPGAGAADAVGLLAGYALDAAFGDPRRLHPVAGFGRAAGVLERRLYAPKRRAGAAFTAVAVGVPVAAGLAAAAVTRRRPVARAALVAAATWTVLGGRTLRRESAVMARHLEQADLLAARGRLSHLCGRDPSALDEPELARATVESVAENTSDAVVAPLLWGGLLGLPGLLGYRAANTLDAMVGHRSSRYARFGTPSARLDDVLNLLPARLTGLLTIAAAPLARGESAEALRVWRRDRNDHPSPNAGQCESAMAGALGVRLGGRNVYFGRTETRPLLGDGPRPSAGDLRRAARISGAVGVGAVALAAGVALLRSGLVRR